The Candidatus Alcyoniella australis DNA window CTACGCGGCGGTCAGCTTTGACGAGGTGCCCAACTACGGCGACTCGGCGCAGACCAACGCCACGCCGGGCAGCTCGATCAAGGCGCGCATCGCCCACACTCTGACCGTGCTCGACGACGGGCGGGTGCTGATCGTCGGCGGCGTGAGCTACGACGGTCCCCAGGACACGGCCGAGATCTACGACCCGGCAAGCGGCACGTTCAGCCTGCTCGAGGCGCGGATGCACGAGGAGCGCTACTGGCACAGCGCGACCAAGCTTGCCGACGGCCGGGTGTTGATCGCCGGCGGTCAGCTCGAGGCGTTCGCCGACAGCCTGTCCAACGCCGAGATCTTCGATCCGCAGAGCGAGACCTTCGACCTGATCGGCTCGACGCAGATGGGCACCGGCCGCGCCGGGCACTGCGCCGCTGTGCTCGAGGACGGCGCGGTGTTGCTCGTGGGCGGCACCGACGGCCAGGACCAGCTCGACGACGCGGACCTGTTCAACCCGGTCGGCGGGTTTGCGGCAAGCGCGGCACAGCTGTGCGCCCCGCGCTCCAGCGCCACGATCAACGCGCTGACCATCGAGGGCCAGACGCGTCTGCTGGTCTGCGGCGGGTTCGACGGCGAGACCAGCCTCAACTCCTGCCAGCTGTACTCCGCGACGGAAGATGCGTTCACCGACTTCGCGGGCGTTACCGGCGAATGCGACGAAATGGCCGACAGGCGGTTGAGCCACAGTGCGACTTTGATCCAACTGCCCGTAGCGCCGGCAACGATTGACGACGACGACGACGACGACGAGCCGCAGTACGCGGTGCTGCTCGCCGGCGGCGACGCGGGCGATTTGGCCGCGAGCAACGTCGTTGACTCGGCCGAGATCTACGACCCCGCGGACGAGGCGCTGCTTTACGAGGTCGGCCCGATGAGCACTCCGCGCTCGGGGCAGGCCGCCGTGGCTTTGGATGACGCGGTGCTGTTGATCGGCGGCGTGGACGAAAACATCAACGCGCTGTCCTCCGCCGAACTCTACGACGTTGAGCTCGAGAGCTTTGTGCAGACCGGATCGATGGGCTTTGTGCGCGCGGTGCCCCAGGCGGTGCTGCTGGGCGACGGCCGGGTGCTGGTGGTCGGCGGCAACCTGAGCACCAACGTGTTCGAGCCGCGTCCGCTCTCCGCGGCGGAGATCTACGACCCCCTGGGCGGGTCGTTCGGCGTGGCCTACGGCGAGTGAGCGCCCGCGTCCTGGCGATCGTCGGGCCCACTGCCTCAGGCAAGACCGAACTGGCGGT harbors:
- a CDS encoding kelch repeat-containing protein, whose amino-acid sequence is MSNASIHPIKAALLLAALLAALLCCTGCPEDEPDLDEDETDIDAPYAVSLFSAAGYIDRVELTWTNPTSRDSDMNKDFVGVMILRNEGTPISALPLRDLRYIVGEQIGADTVVFVGSSQSFIDGDVEPGKTYYYAAVSFDEVPNYGDSAQTNATPGSSIKARIAHTLTVLDDGRVLIVGGVSYDGPQDTAEIYDPASGTFSLLEARMHEERYWHSATKLADGRVLIAGGQLEAFADSLSNAEIFDPQSETFDLIGSTQMGTGRAGHCAAVLEDGAVLLVGGTDGQDQLDDADLFNPVGGFAASAAQLCAPRSSATINALTIEGQTRLLVCGGFDGETSLNSCQLYSATEDAFTDFAGVTGECDEMADRRLSHSATLIQLPVAPATIDDDDDDDEPQYAVLLAGGDAGDLAASNVVDSAEIYDPADEALLYEVGPMSTPRSGQAAVALDDAVLLIGGVDENINALSSAELYDVELESFVQTGSMGFVRAVPQAVLLGDGRVLVVGGNLSTNVFEPRPLSAAEIYDPLGGSFGVAYGE